cctcatttggtcctcatatttgtgtgtcaatctcaagtgggtcatcgtGTTTTTTTGGGTCTTAATCGGGTCcttaaacttgttaaaatgagccaattaagccctctCCGTTAATTTATCAATAACGCCGTTTGTCTGTGACGAGCTGTAATTTGTTTTAGTTGACGAGgcattgtttattaaatttgattggTGTTGTGTTGTGTGAATAGATTGCCACGTGTGATGTTATTAGTcctaaaacttaatatttagAGAACCTTGATTTCGAAAGTGTTTAACATCTCCGTTTTCGTTAGGAAGAGTTCTGGAAAAAATGGAGGTGGTGGAAAAAATGGCCTTTATGCAGTGTCCCTTGGAATCCGTCTTCTCCTTCAACCTCTCATACAATTTCGCAACAAAGAAAACTTCAAGATACcaaactaatattataaaaagtatttcCAGTACTCAACTAGATAAAAGGTATCAGTGAGGTAAGACTCACCTATCTTTTTTAGGTTCTTTATAcataacatttttcttcttcttttatggACATAAACCACACAATGTCTCAAAACTGACAATCAAAAACCAAGTTTTCCTCGTGTGAGAGTAATTTTATATGCCAAAAAACAGGATTGAATGACctcatattttgttttgaaacaaCTTGAAGTAACTTGAAATTATTTGATCCTGTGAGAAGTCTGTGTAGTATCTCCTTTCCACTGAAATACCTTCTTCTCTTGCTAGGCTCTCAACTTCTTCTTGTACTCTTTCGCCACCAACTTTATTTGGATCCAACAAATTACAGGCTACCTCAATGACACCTTCACCATGTGCAAGTGCCATGGCCTGTACAGAGGGAAGTCCACCACCTCTTCCACTGACCCGTTTGGCAATTCTCCGAACAGCATTAATATCATAAGACAATAGAGGGATATTGTAGTTATCAACCCAATTGGTGGCTCCAATGACAGAACACTTTCAATTTCATTCCTCCACCACCACGTGATTGTCTTCGTCTTCGCAAACTCTTCCCAGCCCTAATTCTCACACTCACTCACCACAGCAAAATCCCTAACTCATGAAATCCCTAATTCCCATTTCAGTTTTTctgtttaacttaaaaaaaaaaccaatcaAAATCACTGCTTCCCTCATTCCCTGCCACGTATATAGTTTTTTTCATAAAACTATTATCCacgtatttaaataatttaaactgaGCTCATTATCTGTGTACCACGTAATCACATGCAAACGGCGTTACTGATCAATTAACGGAGAGGacttaattggctcattttaacaagtttaaagacccgattgagaccgaaaaaaacaCGATGAGctacttgagattgacacacaaatatgaggaccaaatgagggtttaaaccaaagATTTAACTGGCAGAAACCATTTTTGTAATAACAATTGGGTAAGTACATGTAGAAATTAGTTAGTTATAAATGTAGTATTGCAAGTAGTGAaaagaatataaagaaaaacCAAGCTTTGTAATTCTTGGACTTCAATAGAAATCATAATAAGCAGAAAAGTTTGTTGATAACAATCGTAGAATTGGtttgtcttttatatataatttttttactaaatgaATTATTAAACTGATGATTATCCTAAGATAGCATAGGTAGTGCATGGCTTAAATTTATCAGCTTTACTTTCCCTTAAAAGGAGATATTAGGCCAAACACATTTTGGTAAAAATTCTTATTAAAgtgaagtttattttttatagaagaaaataggggaaaacaacatatatatatatatatatatatatatatatatatatatatatatatatatatatatatatatatatatatatatatatatatatatatataaaggagaGAATCTGAGGTAACTTTTAAAGATAAAGTGCACAGTTTAGCCTCCATCCCTCCCATCTAGACTAGAACTACTTTGTGAATAAGAAACAAAACTTTCAGTTTGAAAGCTTTTTTAAACTCTTATTTTGAACTTGAACTTTAATGTTTTTTCTAGAAAGGAATTCAGAACCAAGAACTTTACTTTTAGCCTGATTTAGTCCTATCATTTCATGGATTCAAGGTAAAAGGTTATTCTCCAAAATTCCTTGTTTTCAGTTTCTTTCAGAGCTGCTGGACCTGAATATATGacaatgacatttttttatgttcattttaatttttctgtttcaAACACCATTGCTGGGATTGAATCACTCTCCTCTGTTGTAGAAAACAGCCCTTGCGTGTGCACAGCATGGTAAAATATGCAGCAATAGCACGGGGCGATGCAGAGATATTCATGAAATTTGCCAAGTGTGGCTACAAGGAGAAGATATGGGATCATGCTGCTGGTGTTGTGATTGTTGAAGAGGctggtggtgtggtaactgatGCTGGAGGGCGCCCTCTGGACTTTTCCAAGGGAATGTACTTAGAAGGTCTTGACAGAGGTATAATTGCATGCTCTGGTGTAACACTGCATGAAAAATTTATAGGTGCTGTTTATGCAAGCTGGGACTCCTCAAATTTATGATCCTTCCTTTCTTCTATCAATGAGGCAAATTTTGGTAGAGGCAAACTGCAACATGTCTTTTTTTTCAATCCTTTTTTTCCTGTGTTTTTCACTCCAAAACATTGTGATGCATGTTAGTAGACACAGTAGCTGGCTAAGTTTCCACTGATATAGCATATTATATTAAGCTGATGACATATTTATTCTTTGAATTTAGCTCTTCTCTCAAAGACAGGAGTATACTTCAAAAGGATGAAAGTGTAACTATAATCATTGATTAGTGATAAAAGTGTAACTATAACCATGGATTAAACACTCAAAGGAGTGTTTGAATTGACAAAAACGGTTTTTTTCTGTTAGTTATAATGTTGCATTGTTTTCACTTTGATTTCGGCTTTTACATTTTATGgtgaataatgaaaaaataatgaataatcgtttcaaattttattttttattttggaatggTTGTTTTGGAAGATCAAAAATACTTTCTGGAAAATCTCAtctgaaataaaagaaaaatatttgaaattggtATTCTAAAATGAATTTCTAGATCTAAAAATGACTTCCAAAACTTATGTTTCGGATTTTCTTTTGTGTTTCGGAATGTATTTCTTAGTCCGAAATGTATTTTCAGATGTGAAAAAACCTTTCAGAATAAttgttttagaataaataaaaataaaaatgatataaaacataaatcttTCCTGGAGTAGTATATTCAGAATGCTTGTATcccatttttacatttttagtATTACAGTGATGGGTTTACGTAATACGGTATGAAAGAAAAGAATGGAAAAATGATAATTTGGAAATGAGGGAGGTGACAATGATTTTGGTATGAGGAGGTGATGGTGATTTGAAACGGGGGAGGTGTGGTGCtcattgaagaagaaaaattaaattggtaggatttttaatattatttaattgaggGATAAAATGGAGATCAAAATTTTTATAGAgctgaaggaaaaaaaaaagtataacaaCCATGAAAAATGGGGTGCATTATTGATCTGGGGCTTCCTAGTGCGGCACTTTTGTCTATACTTTGCAGACATTATTATTAGCACCCTCCAAtttgttatttgaattttttattctttttttcctgCCAATAGTGAAAACTCAAAAGGTTTAATGGTTTACTTTTCCTATTTTTGCTGGAACGTGTCAATTTGATTTCGTTTtgaaaaagtttcaattttatttatacttgaTATAATTTGTATCAATCAAatctattatgttatttttgcaAAAACAGAGTTTATTGTTTATTGACGTTGGAAAAAAGTATGCTAACATggtaaaaacaattttttaaggtatatcaatatttaaatgtattatgGTTACAAAGGATAACTCATACGTGGATGtcctaattataattataaacaaattagggttgagatttttcttttaattacaaatagaaataaattaagaGTTAGGATTTCTTTTGTTAATTACTTCTAAAATTCAATTTCTGATTAATTCTAAATTTCTCTGTCATTACAATTGAATATCACAAACATTAATTTGATCCTCAAACGTTAATCTTCTTCCTCTTAATCGAAAACCCAAATTGAAGGGGAAGGGTTTCTGTGTTCATGGCTTGGTGATGATGAGGCTCTGGACTTGCGATTCATGGCGTGGAGAACTCACGATTCCCAGTTGCATGAAGAAGATGACGGTTTTGCGGCATCGCGATTCGTGTGGGGGGTTATTTGTCGTGCATGAACGGTGGCTAGGAGGGTTTCATTCCCCCCTTTCGGTCTGGTTGTTTTCGCAGTGAGGAGAGGCACGCTTAGGCAGCACAGGTGTGACCTCTTCGCGACGCAGTGGTCACGGCAGTAGCATCTCCGCGACACAAGGGTTTCTCACTCAAACAACTTTGCGGCAAGGGTTTCGATTGAGGTTTTTGGGGCTTGTAATTTTTGcgtttttttatttcaaatttggggTTTTTCGGACATCTGTTCTTGGGTTCCTGATTTCTTCTCTGAAAGTTGGTGGAGCAAGGAGTAGTGGCGAGGGAGGCTCCTActcttctctgttttttttgTGTGATGTTATATGAGAGCAGATGATGTTACAGATGAAGATGAAACATGATAAATTCGTGATATGACGGGGGACAGACTTGGGATTTTATTTAAAGCTATTGCAATTGAGTTTTTAAGACAATGTAATTGGAGTTGTTTTATTTCCTTcattattttggttttattttaataatgcaATTGAAAAAGTATTTTGGAACTATTATGTGATGCAAGTTTAAATGCTTAGGATTTTAAAAATACGTTTCTGCGCTTtaagaaagttttgaaaattaccGGTTTTTGTAATAAGCCGTGACACCCTGAAATTTGAGACATTACACACTACACTACTAGGCAATCTTGCCAAGTTCAACTTTCCATTCGGAAAACATGCCAAGCTCTCCCTAATACTCATCAGCCTCGTTAAGCTCTTCATAGTCAGCGTCGAGCTCTCCTTTCTCACTGTCGAGCTCTTAACCTTCATTGTTGGGCTCTTAGACAACCCGAAATTAAGCAACTCAGCCTTACCTAGCCTAAGCTCGCTACTCTCGACCTAAGGGTCTCCACAACTCGACGGCACATCATCCAGGCTTCTTGTCATCAACAAGACCCCTATCTCCTcgtacaaatatttttctccttttttcaGCTTGACAAAACTTAACTATGTGACTGACCTTACCACAATTGTAACATTTGCTCGTTCTCCACTAATGTGCATAATGGTCTTGTTTGCTACACTTGAAACATTCTACTTATGACTTAGACCAACCTCTTTGACCACTTTCTTAGCTACGACCACGTCCACCTCATCCTCAGCCTCTGCATCCTTTGCCTCTAGAACCTCAATCATGAGTGTTCCAAGTTTCGTTCACATCTAGTTGTACCTGTAATGCTTGGCGAGATATTCATTATATTCATTCCAATTCCCTCTCCTTTGTTTGTGGGCTTCTAATGATCCAACAAGTTCATCACGTGTGAGAATTGACAAGTCATTCGACTCTTTGATGGCACACATAATACTCTCGAAATCTTTTATGAGTGATCTCAAGATCGTACAACTCAACTAGGctacattttttcttcattcctTCCGAGTTGGTTGGCCACCTTCTCCACCCAAGTTACATACTCAGTTACCTGTTCTTTTTGCTCCATTTTTAGATGTTCAAACTATCCTTTGAAAGCTTGTATCCAGACTTGTCTAACGCATCACCTTTATATGCAACCTCTAGAATCTCCCAGGCTTCCTTTGTTAATGTCGCATTCACTATTTTTTCGAACTCCAACTCATCCATTATATTATATAGAAAGTACACCATTGACCCATCTTTCATTTGTGCTTTCTTCAACACATTGTTGACCTATGCTGCTGCCAGGTGTTCGCCTTCCTTGGGTTCATTGTATTCATCTTCCACCATATTCCAAACATCTTGGGATCTTAGTAGCACCTTTGTCTATAGacacaatttattataattgattttctttGTCAAATGTGACACAATCATTCTATTAACATCTTTTGTCATCTCTCTCGTTATCTTTGTTCTAAACACTGAAACACACTTACTCTTTCactctttttttattctttttcgaAAAGGATAAAGATATGATACCACTTTATTAAAACCGTTGCACACAAAAATGATGTCTGTAATAATTCATTGTGTGTTAGTTTCATTCAATTGTGATGACTTTAAATAGTCGTACAAGTGGACCTTGGGCCGAGTATATGAAACGAAAAATAACAACTACCACGAAATAAGAACTAACTGGGTACATCTAAACAGAAAGATGTgcagcataaaacaaaaaaatgaccGAGCTAATATTTGGTTGGCCTCAATCTTATCAAAAACGAAATAATACTTAACCAATTACTTTCCATATTGTTATAAAATCAGAACCGGcttactaataaataaaaacaaacacaacattgtaaagagaaattaataaaattacacaacagcagaaaataaaacttaaacacGATTactaataaatatcttaaaatttaagtttattcaaCAAATATATCCTCTTACGAACTGAAAGGAGTAATGTAATTCATTCATGGGACCCTATGATCCCATCATGGCAATAGAGGCTATTATCTAGGACGAGATCAATCATACAGACACTCCAAAACTAAAAAGTTGAAGGCTGAGAATTGTTGAAGAAGGAAATATATGAATtgtgataatatataataacaacaCATTCCGATGTTAAATTAGGTTGAAAATAAAATCTCAGCTTAAACGATTTAGTAGTTTAATAAAAAGATTGTGCAATTGATACAAGATTAGAGTTGGAGTCAACACATATATCTCCATCTCCCAACTCCAAAGGGCTAATGTATCCGATGACTTTGAATTTTCTAACCTCATGTCTCCATAATTAGCGGAGATTAATAACTTGATCATGAGATCTATACaatacttttcctttttctcttttgttggAGAAATAAAATCTGACTACGAAGGTTgtatatattgtttaataagAGAGTGTTCATTAGCTCGGACTATTGATGTTGTAGTTCGATTCAATGCAATCTAAGtagattatattaaattttatttataattgagttaaatttgatttaattcaaattaactgacttttacataaatttagtttaaatgaTCTGAAAGTCAccataaataaattgtattatacttctttttatatatactgcattaatttgaataataacTTAATTTGTTAACTTGCTTGAAacttattgaattaaattttgatgcttaaaaatgataatttaataaaataaataattccaTCTTATTTAATCTTCTCTTATTTCTAAGTAACTCCTTCCCTAAATGCCTTGGGTAGACATGTGAAGGTAGACTTTGATCAATCTTCGTTTGTGTTTGGACGTGTTAGCAAGGCTAAGGCCGAAAAAAGAGTGCATTTTCacaattaagttaaatttgGGACTTTTAAGAACAAGATCAAGACTTTTTACCTTTGTTAGAATCCATTTAAAACGCACACAAACCCTCAGAACGGACGCCAGATGTCAAGCAAAGGAGGTTTGAGATTCAGAAAATGGAAAATAGGTGTGTGTTGTGGATTGGACGAATGTTTTTTACGGTagagtaaaattgaaattttataagtTTCGTGCCACTTCTTTGTATGTACCGGCCATCTTCAGCCTTCTGAaacctcctccttctctctaaaaaaatattccttctctctacaaaatctcactctttctctcctccgatcaccattcaggcaccgcagaagcacttccggcgtcaagagcttccagttaAACCGTTCAGTTTGTGAaactgagctggtaagttcttctcttcactcagTCGTGCGTCTTCCtggacatgcaaaccaagttctggtttcatgtgttgatcaccATTCTCATAATGAGTGGTTCTGATAGTGTTTTGGTTTTAATTGGTTTAGTTAGaaaattgttgagcgttgagggtagaagaacTGGTAGTGGTGAAATGGTACTCGGTCTCTGTGAACGTTCgatcacgctcagaggtaagggaagcttatataatttaattgtatgttgcTTGTATTGCATGTACGTTCGTTGAATTGactgaattaatatgaaatatgattgttgatatgttttgactatatgaagtatgattatttactatgatatgcaatgtttgattttatgaaaatagatgTTGAGAGATGAATTGATATTGTACCAGTAGGGACCGGACGCCAAACAGGCCGGACGTCCACGTAACCACAATGGACCCAACAAGCTACCCTTCTACTTACCATCAGGAAGGGTTGGGCGCAGTAGGAAGGACGCCCACATGTCCACGATCACGCCCGTACGTCCACGATCACGCAACCTTACCACTTACCACCTGTAGAAACAGTAACTCGCATGAAGCCGGCCGGCTATACCGCTAACCAACCGGGTTGCCTGTATGGGCCAGCCGGTCATAAGGCCAAACCTCGCGAGACCGGCCGACCACATCGCTAATTAACTAGGTTTAAGGTAAGTAGTGGTTAAAAGCTATTGGACTGAatttgggccgtgattaacttttcactaatctcaagcccatggcgaaaactataaaagatccagggtgagtggtagataggttgcatttaatgcacatttattactgttcgaTAGAAAAAGCCATTGCTctcaaactgactttggcattgGAGAATCTTTCGCAAGTCTCCCACCCGCACACAGAGAAGGAAATTGAGGAGCGAGGACGAAGCGCTGGACATACGGAGTACGAGCAGGGAAGGATGTGGAGACATTGGACGACGCAGCCCCTCACATCCGAAACAGATATAAAGAATTCTagtatgaaatttccctatgaaagtgtacgttcgtcactgaagggtccttgaccgttcggtttttctagtgaatttggttggaattggattctttcatttgggaagaatcctaattgaggacgagcgtcttcgtttcgTAATATtgtgcatgagcgttcggccaagcgtagTTGTTCCTTGGTATttggttataaacttaagtatatctatatgtatttgtatatttttgtttgttcttaAACAGTACTCAaaaatggtatcttattatatttatcaagcctttctcctataagtttagtagtgctcggtcttacaccaagcgctcgtactgaggAGTGCTCGGTCTTCCACCAAGCGCTCGTGTTGagtaagtgctcggtcttacaccaagtacTCATTCtcctttatgaaaaaaaaagaaatatatatatatatatatatatatatatatatatatatatatatatataagaacgttcgttcaaactcAATAGGGTTCGTCCTTTTCGGTGTTCGGTCTTCGACTGACATTCAGTTTCCTTAatgtttaactcattaagaagctaagtatttattggcgttcggtttcttcatatgattccgtCAAGTGCTATTATTTGATGCCCTACAGTATCTGTCTTAAATTGGTTtcagcctagagtcttagtattCAGCCTAGGcatattagcgttcggtctaactCGGGAGTTATTTCATTCAATTGGCTCACCTAGTAAATAAACGTTTGATTCCTAATCGTCCTCGagaaatattatgttaatcacTCCTTTTCTTAAAACCAATGATTCCATCTCTCGATTTTAATCCgtttggaactggagacctttgGTTTCACTCCAAACGTTCGGTCTGGTTCAGGGTTAATATTTAACGTTCTGTAATTGGTATCCTTAGTGATCTTTGTACGAAGGGTTTAATTGAGATGATTAATAACGAAAGATGAATataatatgatatggatgaaatgttttggattatggacgagcgttccggggaggaatagctcatgaatgtatattggaatttgtaaagtatgaatgtgagcatgctaagctggcagttcatcctaatgttccgtgattactcgtcctcacgtagagagggtaagtcatgtgtgggaacagcaggaggtcctagtccttatggttaatttggacagataggactaacctcgggtggcagctgttgagggcatcccagttactacatcacccgggtgcacgaacgtcgtagctacacagatttcatacagtccggacagtcagtctagtattaggctttgcgtgaacgaatgatgaattatcttgtttggttgattgtgtgaaatatatgtttatacatgaattaaattacataagtttaccctATGTTTCCtatcttgtctgttttgtacgttcggttgtccttctgttgcaatgatcatccatgtggatgtgagcagaaggagacgagctgctggaagaggcgtTGGATGAAGATAGCTTAGTGgaagtagaagttaagaccgaacagtagaaccgttcggtcaatagTAGTCTGATAGTAAGGTGATCGCTCGATCACCTTTTCCCTTTGCTTTTGGTAGGACCGTTTGGTAtagtattttgtaaaccgttcggtcggGATTTGCTTATGTCGTTcgatttttaattttctagtttttctgtaaggccgttcggccacaacgttctattttattgtaagactgatctgtaatattatttgatgtgattattctatcatataattttagactgtatttttgaGGTGTTACACCTTTCATAATTCTAAGTTAATGATGTAATTCATTTGTTTTGAACGAATGTTTGAATGGGAAATGTTATAATTAGAAAAGATAGAGTaagaatattttgatttaaaaaatgtatcagtcttatcattaattattaactttaatcgtaatgttttaaaatgatttattacaGGTAGTTAATTTCATAACCTGTAACTATTTTGATAGCAACCTTTGATGTAAACTCCTAACCAATTAATCCCGAACCTTAATCTGTGATCATAAATAACACTTCAGGGGCAGCTTGCCACAAAGTTGAATTGCACGTAGTAGAGTCTTCAAAACACATGCCActgttttactttttcatcAATTCTTAGCACTACCTTTCAACTTTATCATAACTTCAAGCTCACATGTACGTGATCCCTTTCCTTCTGTGTCCCAACTTTTAATTTCTTgcaaatattataatatgatttCTAATGTTCTTGTAAATTACGATTCCTATGTATGAATGactaaagatttttttttattggtaaaaGATACTTACTTACATAAagatttctaaaaaataaatataatattttattacaaattttactttttactacaataattgatttaataagaataatatgacattttctataattttatattttaattagtgaAAGTTAGATTGTTCACATCTGCATgagaatatttatatacaaacaATAGTTGATAAAACCATTCCAAGAAATATGATTTTCAAgggatattatttttataaagtaaatGGGAAACGTATATAATGCATTTACTTGCAATTAAATCACAGTTTAATGccaaaagattttttttctttttccttctcaaGTTACAATCTGAAATTGAaactcaaaattaaatttaaacacaTCTAAGTATATAATATTCTATGAAACTTATTATTCGTGAACTAAATTTAGTTTGCACTCAACAAACTAAAGTTTGAGTGtatataaactataatataaatttttcttGCCCTTCATAGAATTAtagtgaaaacaaaaaatgaaaaactgagacaaaaatacaaaatggtTTTGTTCTGTTTGTATATAGGACATCACTCTCCATAGACAGTAGTGTATATGTGAGAAAATCCACGTCAGCAGAATCTCCAATCCAACCTAACCTCAGGTGGGCCATGCACGTGTTGAGTGGGCTTTCTGAACGACACGACGTGGCTGCTAACCATGAACGCAGTCACGCGCTCGCTTACTCTTATGTCTTCCATTTTCATGTCTTGCAACCGCCGCACGTACTCCGGCACGTGCACAAGGTCCCACACCACCCCAACGCCACCCTCCTTCAACACCCTCACCACCTCCGTCATCGCCCTTCCCCTCTCCGCCGCAGCCACCTCCGCCCTGTGCCCCCTTCCCGCCGTGTGCAAAAACGTCCCGGACACCACAACGTGGAAGCTGCCGTCCAAGAACGGCAGTTTGGTCGGGTCGCCTGTGCGGCATGTCACATACTCCTCCACTCCCTCTACCTTAGCGGCCCGAAGCGTCGCCGCTAACCTGGCCTTATTCGGACCGCTGAATCCAATCACCCGACCCGAACCTCCTTCCTTTTTAAGGCGGGCGGCTAATGCATTCAGCAAAATGCCGCGTCCGCAGCAGCCAAGGTCAAGCGCTAAGCGCACCGTGGACCACTCGTCGACGGTGTCCACCATGCGCTGCGCCATCTCAGAATGAAGAGGCACTGCGGAGTAGAAAAAGTTCGCCGCCGCGTAGAAGAGGCAGAGGGCAGAGAGCGCCGTGACGGAGCCGGTGAACCCTGCCACGAAGCGGGCGGCGCCGCGGTGTACGGCGGCGATGGAGAGAAGGGTCTCAAAAAGGGTGGAGATTTGGTTGAAGTAGTGAAGGTAGAGTACTGAGAGAATCGAGAAGAGAACGGCTTGACAGAGAAGGAAGACGAAGGTTTGCCACTGATCCATTCCGTAGATGAGGTAGATCCGCGTCCATTCTTTGCTTGATGTTTTTCCCATTCTTTGATTCTGCAATTCACAGAAAATGCctagaaaattaaattgaaactaaaatatCCTTAATTGACCCAAAAGAAGGAGACAGGAGTCTAGGAGTGTGTGGCTTACAGTTACAGTTTGGTAGTACAAAGTGGAAGGTTTGGATCTTCGAAGGTTTATTTGACGTTAATGGCGATGGTGCATCAAATAGTGTTATGTCATTTTGATTGAAACAAACAACAATTCCTCGTTTTCCGTTTTCAATGTGAGAGAGACAAGGAAGCGTGGAAATGAGGGAGAGAACTATagagagaaaaagttttttttttttttttttcttttaagtagaccattgattatatatatggaAAACGATACGTGTACACATTtatttgacaatattttgaCATGGTGTGACTTACTTattgattcattttttaatatgtttgaattttttgtgtgttaacgaggaaatgaaaatttatatatcgAAGGTACGTGTGCTGTTTTGAAAGCTTCGACTTTCATTCTTCTTTCGCAAAGCTTAGGTCATGAAGATTGGTTACAAAAAATTCCTTCCAGCGACCAGTTGTACCTTAGTTGCGGGTAATTGTTAGGGTTACTTCCCAGGCGCGATTTGAGAGtgaaaaacttgttttttttttttattgttgttctGTTTGTTTTTGTTCGTTGATGTTTGGTTCACAGACTTCtttgtttgagttttttctttaagtGTCAGTGTTTGCTCAAGTCAATAATTTGTAAATAGTAAAGTGAACTTGTGATACAATCTTTCTGAAAACTATTAAAACTCtaagaaaaaaactattaaaacaaCCATGAATGTTGAAAGGATAAATTTCATAGTTTATATTCTACAAATATTAAGTAGACAACTtatataaaatcttaatatgatttctataatatatatgaatCTTATAGCATGTCAATAATATTTCGTTTACAgcaatcaaatattataaatataaagtcTATAGTTATTTGTTAAAACAAAGTGGTCCCATGGTCTAGTGGTTAGGACATTGGACTCTGAATCCAGTAACCCGAGTTCAAATCTCGGTGGGAccttttgtattaatttttgcTTCAGATGGAGGACAAAAATGTAATCTGAGATCAAACCGGAGGG
The Vigna angularis cultivar LongXiaoDou No.4 chromosome 5, ASM1680809v1, whole genome shotgun sequence genome window above contains:
- the LOC108339927 gene encoding uncharacterized protein LOC108339927 — its product is MGKTSSKEWTRIYLIYGMDQWQTFVFLLCQAVLFSILSVLYLHYFNQISTLFETLLSIAAVHRGAARFVAGFTGSVTALSALCLFYAAANFFYSAVPLHSEMAQRMVDTVDEWSTVRLALDLGCCGRGILLNALAARLKKEGGSGRVIGFSGPNKARLAATLRAAKVEGVEEYVTCRTGDPTKLPFLDGSFHVVVSGTFLHTAGRGHRAEVAAAERGRAMTEVVRVLKEGGVGVVWDLVHVPEYVRRLQDMKMEDIRVSERVTAFMVSSHVVSFRKPTQHVHGPPEVRLDWRFC